In Tiliqua scincoides isolate rTilSci1 chromosome 1, rTilSci1.hap2, whole genome shotgun sequence, the following are encoded in one genomic region:
- the TMEM14A gene encoding transmembrane protein 14A: MDWIDIGYSAILALGGAVGYIRKGSKISLIAGLIFGSMASVGAYYIAQDPRDVKISLFTAFIVTTVMGVRFKRTKKLMPAGIIAALSLLMILRLVLKMV; this comes from the exons ATGGATTGGATCGACATTGGCTATTCTGCCATTTTGGCCCTTGGAGGTGCTGTAGGATATATTCGCAAAG GCAGTAAAATCTCTCTGATTGCTGGCCTCATCTTTGGTTCCATGGCTAGTGTGGGAGCGTACTATATAGCACAAGATCCCAGAGATGTAAAAATTTCATTGT TCACAGCTTTTATTGTGACCACTGTGATGGGCGTGAGGTTTAAAAGGACCAAGAAACTAATGCCAGCTGGAATCATAGCAGCTCTAAG CCTCCTGATGATCCTGAGACTCGTTCTTAAGATGGTATAA